In Apium graveolens cultivar Ventura unplaced genomic scaffold, ASM990537v1 ctg7555, whole genome shotgun sequence, a single window of DNA contains:
- the LOC141704210 gene encoding uncharacterized protein LOC141704210, which produces MLFWAENEKEENCKTCGASRWVVVEKKGAVDNNGKKLIHKVPANVMRYFPLKKRLQRMFMSKELSELMLWHAKGRKKDGKLRHPADAEAWKALDARYPQFSSENRNIRLGLAADGFNPFRTMNISHSTWPIILVNYNIPPWLCMKQENLILSTLISGPESPKNNIDVFMQPLIAELNELWEVGIETYDALTDHTFNLRASLLWTISDFPGLAMLSGWSTKGRLACPVCNYETSSMYLKHSRKMCYMDHRRFLHPEHPWRLDKRKFNGQIELRGCPEVLTGTDIEELLAGFVNHFGGKKPEKKRKRQKNKIKSNSPFKKKSIFFDLPYWKHNVSRHNLDVMHIEKNVCDKVLGTLLNIAGKTKDHIAARLDLQELGIRKVLHPVLSSDGKHLEIRAAIFDMTNEEKDLFCSVLKNAKFPYGSASNISRCVHMKERKVSGYKSHDAHFFMHYLLQFAVKKSLKPEVAIPFIRLGAFLRGIWSKVIDLSDLKRLQTEIIEIICQFETIFIQAFFDVMVHLLIHLCQEIVFGGPAHVRSMWPIERYLNKLKSYVRNRSKPEGCIAEGYLAEECLIFCSRFLGGHGGSKFTKAAKFESFPEKVEFPIGSRRNKDGKAVNLVEVEWMAIHRYILFNCGNKEIDSLIE; this is translated from the coding sequence ATGCTGTTTTGGGctgaaaatgaaaaagaagaaaattgtAAAACTTGCGGTGCTTCAAGGTGGGTCGTAGTGGAAAAAAAAGGCGCCGTGGACAATAATGGGAAGAAGTTAATTCACAAGGTCCCGGCAAACGTGATGCGCTACTTTCCACTCAAAAAAAGGTTGCAACGCATGTTTATGAGCAAAGAGTTATCAGAACTGATGTTATGGCATGCAAAAGGTCGAAAAAAGGACGGCAAACTTCGACATCCCGCTGATGCAGAGGCTTGGAAGGCATTGGATGCTCGTTATCCTCAATTTTCATCCGAGAACAGAAACATCAGATTGGGCCTAGCCGCTGATGGTTTCAATCCTTTTCGTACTATGAACATAAGTCATAGTACTTGGCCAATTATTTTGGTTAACTACAACATTCCCCCCTGGCTGTGTATGAAGCAAGAGAATCTAATTCTCTCGACACTCATATCTGGTCCCGAGTCTCCGAAGAATAATATAGATGTCTTCATGCAACCTTTAATTGCTGAACTGAATGAGCTGTGGGAAGTAGGCATTGAGACTTATGATGCCCTTACTGACCATACTTTCAACTTGCGTGCTTCTTTACTTTGGACAATCAGTGATTTTCCCGGGCTAGCAATGCTATCTGGATGGAGCACAAAAGGAAGACTAGCTTGTCCAGTTTGCAATTATGAAACATCCTCTATGTACCTAAAACATAGTCGGAAAATGTGTTACATGGACCATAGGAGATTTCTCCATCCCGAACACCCATGGAGGCTTGATAAAAGAAAATTTAATGGTCAAATTGAATTGAGAGGTTGTCCAGAGGTTCTAACTGGAACAGACATTGAAGAATTATTGGCAGGATTTGTAAATCATTTTGGGGGGAAGAAACcagagaagaaaagaaagcgccAAAAAAATAAGATTAAGTCGAATTCGCCTTTCAAGAAAAAATCAATATTCTTTGATCTGCCTTACTGGAAGCACAATGTTTCTCGACATAACCTTGATGTTATGCACATCGAGAAGAATGTGTGTGATAAAGTACTTGGCACATTGCTCAATATTGCTGGAAAAACAAAAGACCATATAGCAGCTCGCCTAGATTTGCAAGAACTTGGCATCAGAAAGGTCCTCCATCCTGTTCTATCAAGTGACGGGAAACACCTTGAAATAAGGGCTGCGATATTCGACATGACAAATGAAGAGAAAGATTTATTCTGCTCTGTCCTTAAAAATGCTAAATTCCCATATGGAAGTGCCTCTAATATCAGCCGGTGTGTGCACATGAAGGAGAGAAAGGTATCTGGCTATAAGAGTCATGATGCTCACTTTTTCATGCACTACTTATTACAATTTGCAGTGAAGAAATCTTTGAAACCGGAGGTTGCAATCCCTTTTATCAGATTAGGGGCCTTCTTAAGAGGTATTTGGAGTAAAGTCATCGACTTAAGTGATCTTAAGAGGCTGCAAACAGAAATAATTGAAATTATTTGTCAATTTGAGACTATATTCATTCAGGCTTTTTTTGATGTGATGGTCCACCTTTTGATTCACTTGTGCCAAGAAATTGTATTTGGTGGACCGGCCCATGTTCGAAGCATGTGGCCAATTGAGCGCTATTTAAATAAATTGAAATCTTATGTGCGGAATAGATCTAAACCAGAGGGATGTATCGCCGAGGGTTACCTGGCCGAAGAATGCTTGATATTTTGTTCAAGATTCTTGGGTGGCCATGGAGGATCAAAATTTACCAAGGCTGCAAAATTTgaaagttttccagaaaaagtaGAATTTCCTATTGGTTCACGCAGAAATAAAGATGGAAAGGCTGTGAATTTAGTTGAAGTTGAATGGATGGCTATTCATCGTTATATTCTATTCAACTGCGGGAATAAAGAAATTGATAGTTTAATCGAGTAA